In Manis pentadactyla isolate mManPen7 chromosome 18, mManPen7.hap1, whole genome shotgun sequence, the genomic window GCTCATCCTGGCTCCCCGACTGGGCACCAGCCTCCCTCACGCATCCAGACTAGGAAACCGGAGGGTGCCTGCCTCCCCCACCTGCCTGGTGGGGCCAAGCTGCACACCTGCCACCCCTTCTGCCTCTGTCAAGCCCTTGctacctgctgcccccaccctggTTCTCTGCATGGCTCCGCCCTCCCCACTGGGCCTGGCCCCTCTGGTTCGTCCAGAGCAGCAGCAAGGCCTGGGGCTGGTGGGCCGGCGGGCAGTGCACTCCTGCTCCTGTGTGAGCGCCCACCCGGACCTGGCGAGGGCATGGGCCGGTTCTGGGTGCCAGAGGTGGGCAGGGCGGCGCCCTGGGCTTTCTAGGCCTCGGCCCTCCCACACATGACCCGAGGCCTGAGCCGGGCAGGGCCAGCGGAGGCCCGCGCCGCAGGGGCTGTGATGTGAGGCTCTCCAGATCCTTGTCAGAGGCGGCCCAGGGCCCAGGCTTCAGGGAGGCGGGGCAGGGCCACGGAGGGCTTGGCCATCCAGCACGCCAGGGCCAGGGGGCTTTCGGCCCGGGCTTAAGGAGAGAGGCTCCACCTAGAGCAAGGAGGGCACTGTAGGGGCAGGCCTGGCCCTCGTGCATGGGGGCAGTTTAGCCGGGTGAGTGCCCGGGAGACAGGCAGGAGAAACGGCTCCCCAGACGCTGGGTTGGGGTCATCGCGCAGGCCGGGTGAGCCCGTAGCTCTCCTGCAGGGTTAGGGCTTTGTGCCCCTCCCCCGCCTGCCCTCCAACCCTGCGGGCCTCCCTCGTGGGTCTCCCAGGCTGTCCCGTGCCTTCACTCCACCCTCCTTCCCTGTCTGCAGCCGCGGGTGGGGCCTGTGCCTGGACGACCCTCCCGCCAAGGACGTCATCGACTTCCCATCCGTGCCGCCCGGCGTCCTCTACGATGTGGGCCATCAGTGCCGCCTCCAGTACGGGGCCTACTCAGCCTTCTGCGATGACATGGATGTGAGTGGGGCGTGGGGTGGGCCCCCCTAGCCACCCGCAGACCCTCCTGGCCTGCGAGACCCGAAGTGGCCTCGGGTTGGGCACCCACAGCCCCAGGGCTGAGTCCGGGGGACATTTACCAACTGAGGGGCACTGGGTAAGCCCGTCACTCCCCAGAGCTGGGCTGTAGGGGGTAAAGCCTATGCTGTGGGGTCGTGGGGGAGACTGCCCGAAGCCAGGGCCACAGGCACGTCACGGAGACCCCGGACGGGGGCTGGGCCGTGAGGGGAGTGGGAGCTGGAGCTGCTCTGAGCAGCAGGCCTGAGCCCTGGGCCCCACAGGGCCCCACGGTTCAGGGAAGACCAGGGGCACCTCTGGGAGTCCCTCCTGCAGAGCACCTGGTGCCAGCCTCGCCCAGGCACTCTCGGGGTAACAAGGGGCAGGACGGGCGGTGGCCCCAGAGGGGGTGAAGGTGTGGCTGTGCCCTCCTCCTGTAGAATGTTTGCCACACGCTCTGGTGCTCCGTGGGGACCACCTGTCACTCCAAGCTGGATGCGGCCGTGGACGGTACCAGGTGCGGGGAGAACAAGGTAGGAGGGGCCCCATCCCTGCTGTGCAAGGGTGGGGTGAGAGGTCAGAGTTCCTGCTCTGTCAGACCTCTGGGGTCGGCCTTGGCTTACAGACCTGCGTGTGCTCTTAGCGGACCCCCCGGGCGCCCTCCCAGCCAAGGTCCCCACCTGCAGAGTGGGGGCGCCAGAGCAGGGCTTGAGTTCAGATTCTCTAAGGCATCCTGCCCAGAGGCTGTTTCACTCCCTGCTCAGCTCCACCCTGGGGCCTGGGTCTTGGGTGCCTGGAAGGCAGGCCCTGCTCTCACCATGTCACACACGCACTGCTCTCAGTGGACCCCCATCCCTTAGGACCTCTGCCACTccttccaccctccctcccctctgccttctGGGCCTTTCACCTACCTCATTCCCACCGGGGTGAGGATGGCGGACAGGTCAGGGTGGGGTTACTGTGTCCTTGTCTCGGCAGTGGTGTCTGAACAGGGAGTGTGTTCCTGTGGGCTTCCGGCCTGCGGCTGTGGACGGCGGCTGGTCTGGCTGGAGCGGCTGGTCCGTCTGCTCACGGAGCTGTGGCACGGGCGTGCAGAGCGCTGAGCGGCAGTGCACACAGCCCACGTGAGTGCAGGGAGGGGGTGCTGGGGCAGGTGGGGTCCAGAGCCCAGCAGAATTCCTGGATTGCAGGGAGCCTGGCTCTGTCCCAGCCTCCCGCTCTCAGAAGTGTCCCACAGAGGCCAGGCCTGGAGTGTCCAGAGCCACCGTGGGTCACTTCTCAGAGCACCCTGGGGGTGACAGAGCCCCAGTGCTGACAGCCTTGCAGAGAGGGGAGCGTCACTGCTCAGACAACAGAGCAACAGCTGGCCGAAGGCAGGAgagggcagaggcccagggcttcacctctgggtctCACATGGATCGGGGGGCaacttccctctcccctcctctgggcTCAGTTTCCAGAGAAAGTGTGTGATCGGGTGAGAGCAGAGCCCACCCAGCAGAGCCGCTGTCCAGACAAATGCAATTAATGCAGGTAGAGCAGGCACCCTGCAACTTGCGGCATGCTCTGTGGCAGGAGCGAGAGCCGCATCAGAGGCATACACCGTCCCAGATGAGATTGGGGATGGCTGGGAGAGCCGGTCAATGGGATGAGGTCTGCGTGACGTGGATGCGCTCACAGCCCCAGCCTGGAAACCGTCCCCAACCccagtttatagatgaggaaactggggcccgAGAGCCCAAAAACTTGCCCACAGCCGCACAGCTGTCTGGGGCAGAGCCCAGGCTTCCTGCTGCCACCTCTCCTTAGATCCTATAGAACAGGGGGAGCGTGTCCAGGCCAGAGTGGGGCAGGTGGCCTGGGGCAGCCCGGCAAGCCAAGGCCGGTGGCAGGGTGCGTGGGAGCCGCGGGGCAGGTGCTGGGCACCCACGCAGCCCACTCGCCCTCCCCACAGGCCCAAGTACACGGGCAAATACTGTGTGGGGGAGAGGAAGCGCTTCCGGCTCTGCAGCCTGCAGGCCTGCCCGCCCGGCCGCCCATCTTTCCGCCACGTCCAGTGCAGCCGCTTTGATGTCATGCTCTACAAGGGCCAGCGGCGCATGTGGGTGCCTGTGATCAATGACGGTGAGTCCTGTCACCCAGGGACACAGGGGTGGGGGCCTGAGGGCCAGTCCACCCAGCCTCCCAGGCAGGGCCCAGCCCGGGCTGCCCTGCGCTGGCCCTGGCCTGCTGCTGGTGTGTGTCGTGGAGCCTGTCTTCCTGGCGGctgatgggccccctgccccGGTTGTCCTCATGGCTCCTGCACTTGGGCCCCCAGAGAGCCCCTGTGAGCTGCACTGCAGGCCCTCTGATGAGCCCTTTGCTGAGAAGCTGCAGGACGCTGTGGTGGACGGCACCCCCTGCTACCAGGCCAGCCGCGACCTCTGCATCAATGGTATTTGCAAGGTGCGCTGGAGAGGACGGGTCTCCGACTGGGCCTGCCCCTATGCCCTGGCAGGCCTCCTGTGCGTCCCCCCAGGCCATGCCCTCAGGCTTCCCAGCTCTGCCAGCAAAGCCCTCTGGTGGTCTCCCATCACCTCCCAGCAAAGCGCCTCTGCTGGCACCAGAGCCCGCACAGCCAGGCGCACACCACCAGCCCCggccctgccctgggcctccCACCTCCTCCTCAGAGCATGTAGGCACTGCCCAGCCCTGCCAGGGCCCGGTGGCTTGACCTCCTGCTGGATGGATGCCCCCAGGCAATGGTTTCCCCCTATGCCCTATGGGGTTCGGTGTGGCCGAGCCAGGCTCCAGCCTGGCAGAGTAGGCCTCCGAGTCTGCTGGCAATGCTAATCCCTAGCCATAGCGGTGGCCTCTCCTCCTGGCCTGTGCCCCCCAGCCTCCTTTTACCCTGCCCCTGGGACGAAGCCACTGGGCGTAGAGGCCCAGGCTTGGAAGGAGCCCACCTCGGGGTGCCAGCCGCTGTGCCTTGATATGACTCCCGTTTCCAGGAGCTGTCAACACTGCTCAGGGGTCCCCAGGGAGCTGGCTCCCCACCTGTTGCAGCCTTCCATACAGGGCCCAGAGAGGCCAGTGGTTcacctggggcctggggctggagggcccagcagtgggcagggcctgggggctggtGGCAGTGCTGGCACCAGGCCCCCTCCCCGTGTGCTGCAGAGCGTCGGCTGTGACCTCGAGATCGACTCCGGTGCCATGGAGGACCACTGCGGCGTGTGCCATGGCAACGGCTCCACCTGTCACACCGTGAGCGGGACCTTCGAGGAGGCCGAGGGCCTGGGTACGGGATAGGGCCCCTGGTGGGACGCAGGGTGCCCCTTCTTTGTCTCCCCTGATGCCCTGCCCTCTGACCCCACGGTCCCCACCCAGGCTAGAGATGGGGAGCAGGGCAGCCACCTTGCTTGGCTCAGGTCCTTGCAGGGCGGGCACTGTGGCCCAGGTGTGGGCACCTGTCCTCATGGGCTCCTGCCCCAGAGACCCCAGGCGAGCCCATCTGGCTTTGCCTTCCCAGAGGGCTGGTGCTGTCTTAGGAAGCTTCAGAGACCCCCAGCTCCACTTCCTCCCCTCAGGGCCTGTTTCTGATTGCCAACTGTCCTAGGTGTGGGGGACGAGGGGGCGAAGAGCTCATGGTCTGACAGGGTGACAGAACCTTTTAGGGTGACCGACACAGGGTGGGGAGGCTCAGAGCTGAGAGCACTGGGGAAGAGGGTCCTGACCCGGAGAGGTCAGGGACTTCCTGTAGGAGGCAGGAGTTGTGCTACAGACAAGATAAAAGACACACACAAGATGGGGAGTCATTGCACAGACAGAAGGGGCTTGTGCCCCCCAAAACCtgaaggtgggggtggaggcgaGCATCTCTGGGGAAGGCATGGGCTGCGGCAGCCTGGGAGGCAGTGCTGCGGGGCGGGAAGGCTCAGGCCTGGAGTCCACCTTGTATCCGGCAGAACCTGGGGCCTAACGTGCCTCCCTGGCCTCCGTTTCCCCATATATGACGGGATCACAGCACCTATGTTATGGGGCACAGGGCTTAGTTCTGTGGGCACACGATGGGCACTGCTTAAGAGAAGGCACTGAAGCCAGCCATGTGGGATTGAGGGGCCTGGGGAGAGGCCGTCTGGCCCAGTGCAAGGGCCCAGCCTGAGGCATGGCACCACTAGGGTCTCCGGGAGAGGGTGACGGGCTGCGGGCCACAGGTTTGTGCCCCTGAGGCCTTGGTGACAGGTAGATCCAGTGCCTGCCTTTCGGGGGAGCTCGGACTCTTAAGCTAACAGTAGGATCTTCGGCAACAGCAGGCAGGGGCAAGAGAGGGAATGTGGGACGAGAGGTGAGGGGCGGGGGGGCAGCCCTCCACCTTGTGCGTGACCTCGGCCACCAGGGTACGTGGATGTGGGGCTGATCCCGGCGGGCGCCCGTGAGATCCGCATTGAGGAAGTGGCTGAGGCGGCCAACTTCCTGGCCCTGCGGAGCGAGGACCCGGAGAAGTACTTCCTCAACGGCGGCTGGACCATCCAGTGGAATGGGGACTACCAGGTGGCAGGCACCACGTTCACGTACGCACGCGCGGGCAACTGGGAGAACCTCACAGCCCCCGGGCCCACCGACGAGCCGATCTGGATCCAGGTGCCTGCTGCCGAGGACCAGGCGGGGGGCAGTTAGTCTGGGGCATCCAGTGGGCGTCTCCGTGCACTCACGGCCCCCGCCTGCCTGCCACAGATCCTGTTCCAGGAGAGCAACCCCGGCGTGCGCTATGAGTACACCGTCCACAGAGAGGCAGACGGTCACATCCAGGTCCAGCCGCCCGAGTTCTTCTGGCACTATGGGCCCTGGACTGAGTGCACGGTCACCTGTGGTGCAGGTGAGGGCAGCGGTGGGCAGTGGCTGCCCCACAGGGCCTTGTCTGGGCAGCGATGTGGGTTGCAGCTCTGCATATTTGCTGGGCACCGTGGACTTGGACAGCATgcctctgggcctcggtttccctaTTTGTAAAATAGGGCTGGTGGGGCTTGGAGGTTGTGCCCCTGGGcctgtgtcctcatctgtgaaatggagcacGAGTCTCACCTCAGAGGCccgctgggaggtggggaggtggggcaggCTTGGGCCCAACGGTGGGCTCTGTGCCCCGTCTGCTGGCACTCCCCCGGAGGCATGGCTACCTCGCCCTCATGTTCTCGTTGCCCAGCTCTGTGGGTCTCGCTCTGGCCTTTCTGCTCCACTTTGGAGAGCTGGCACCGCCTCCCTggagcctccagccctgcccgGGCCCAGATCCTGCGAGTTGTGGGCTCTGACCCCGGGAGGGGCTTCCCCACGTGACCCAGACCCACCAGCTCTGAGCCCACTCAGCACATCCCCTTGCTTCCTTTCACTCCTTGTAGGCATGTGATGGTTTGGCTGACCCCCTCCCTCACCCGTCCATGTCCAGGGATTGCATGTCAGGAATCTGGGGCAGGGACCGCTGAGCATTCCTTAAAATGCTGTTAGGATGACAGAACAAAACGGGCCCACCAAAGCCTGGCAGAAATCCCGACCTCTGTCAAAGCAGCCGACCCCACAGGAGTGTCTCTGAGTTTACAAAGTGAGAATGGACATAGGGTGAGCCAGACTTGGGGGCCTCGGGGACGATGAGTCAGGGATGTGCTGAGCTGCAAGAGGTAGGATGGGCTGGAGGCTGGAGCAGAAAGGGGCTCGTCTCTGCTCTGAGAAGTCCCCAGGGTGCACAGTCCGGCTGGCGCTTGGCCTGGACCTTTCTCCCTCTCAGCCACGCTTTCCCCTTCTGGGGGTCACAAGTGGGGTCCTCCCTCTGCACCCCTGGCCACGTTCCTGGCCCGGGGAAATGGCGCAGGGCTGACCCCCACGGAGCGGAGGCCTGCGAGGGGCTGCTAGGATTCTGCAGGACCCGTCATTCCCCTGAGCAAAGCCTGCCTTCTGTGAGTGAGGAAGGGAGGGTGAAGGCAGGGACTGAGTgggtcctggggctgggggcgaACGGCACAGCCGTGCAGAGGTCCCGGGGGTGAACGGCAGAGGGTGAGAAGGACAGAGCTAGCTTGGGGCCAGCAGTGGGGGCTCCAGGTGGTCTGAGGAATCTCTTCCCCAGCCTTTTTTGGAGCGCTGAGCCTGTTGGGAGGGGTGTGGACGGTGGGGCAAACCTTAAGATTTGTACACTAGGAGCAGCTGGCTCTTGAGCTCCTGCCGTGTACCAGGCGTGGGCAGAGCCTGCACACGCATGACCTCGCCAGCCTCATGCCCAGGCTTGGAGGCAGACATTATCGCTCCCATTAGCAGATGAagactgaggtttagagagaccCAAGGCCCAAGGCCCCCTAGCTAGCAGGCTGCAGGGCTGGGCCCCCCCACCACACTGAACCTCTGTTCCACGCACTGCCTGGAGACAGGGGTGAAGGTctggaggaaggagagggggcGGTGGGCCTGCCTCCCTCCTGACGGGCAGTGGGTGCCGTCCTGGGAGGGCTCTGGGCTCAGGGACTTGTCTTTGGGTGCTGGCGGTTGGGGCGGGGCCCTTAGTGCCAGGCCTGGCTGAGCCCTCGCCCCCTAGGTGTGCAGACACAGAGCGTATACTGCGCCGAGCGGCAGGCGGGGCCGGTGGACCAGAGACACTGTAACCCCCTGGGCCGGCCGGCTGACCACCAGAGGACGTGCAGCCAGCAGCCCTGCCCCGCCCGGTGAGCCCCTGGCGGctgcctcccagccgctcctgacTGCAGGGCAGGCCTGTGCGGCAGGCTCCATGGGGGCCCCAGGAAGCAGAGGGAGCAGGCCTCTCGGCCTCGTCCCAAGGCTGGAGCCCGGCCCTGGCCTGCCCCACACCCCCTCTGGGCCTGTTCACCTCTGTGGCGAGCACCAGCCTGGGACACCCCTGGTCACTCGTGTTCGGGTCCCTGGGGGTTTGCCCAGTCCTCCTGGGGGAGGGTGGCAGGAGCAAAGGCGACCTGGGGGCTAGGCTGCCGACCACGTGGAGCTCTGGGGGATGGTCCCTGGCTTAGACCTGACCCACCTGGCCCCAGTCCTGGGCATCCAGCCAGCCTCACGCTGATGCCCGTCTGCCTGCAGGTGGTGGGCAGGTGAGTGGCAGGTGTGTTCCCGCTCCTGCGGGCCCGGGGGCCTCTCCCGCCGGTCCGTGCTCTGCATCCGCAGCGTGGGGCTGGATGAGCAGAGTGCCCTGGAGCCGCCTGCCTgtgagcccctcccccagcccccggccGAGAAGCCCTGCAACCGTGAGGTGCCCTGTCCTGCCACCTGGGCTGTGGGGAACTGGTCTCAGGTGAGCgtcagggagggaggggctgccCCCAGCTCCCCGGGTGGCTGAGACGGCCTATGGGAGCCGTTGCTGCCCCGCACATGGTCCCGGCTGGGGCATCCCAGGGCCAGCCCTGTGCCCCAGGTCTTGGGGACCAGGACCCCCGGCAGACGACCATGTGGTCCTGAGCTGGCTGGGCCAGGAGGGCTGAGGCTTCTGCTGTGCTGATGAGGAGCGGTGGGCCCAACTTCTGGCCTGAGACCTTCACCCTGCCTCCCCTGTAGTGCTCGGTGACGTGCGGGGCAGGCACTCAGCACCGGAGCGTCCTCTGCGCCAACAACACCCAAGTCCCGTGTGAGGAGGCCCGGCGGCCAGCGGGTGAGGCCGCCTGCACTCTGCCGCCCTGCCTGCAGGGCCTGGACGCGCTGGGCTCTGACGGCTCCGGCAGCGGCTCCTCCAGCTCAGAGCTCTTCAATGAGATCGCCTTCAGCACCCCCCGCCTGGCCCCACGCCCCCCACAGCCCCCCTCCATGGAGCCGGCCAGCACAGGCAATGCCATTGGGGGTGAGGGCCCCGCCCGGGACCTGCCAGGACCCATATTCGTGGACGACTTCTACTACGACTATAACTTCATCAACTTCCACGAGGACCTGTCCTATGGGCCCTTTGAGGAGCCTGAGGCTGACCCGGAACTGGCGGGCACAGGGGACTGGACGCCCCCACCCCTGAGCCACCCTGATGAACCCCCCACGGGCACCCCTACGCCTGCCACAGAGCCTCCTGCGGTCAAGGAGGGGGCACTGGGGAGTCAGGCCCCTGCCCCTTGGCCTAGCCAGGCTAGCCCTGTGCTGCCCCCACCCTCAGACCAGACCCCTGGGAACCCCTCTGAAAATTTCTTACCTGAGGAACACACCCCCATGGGGGCCCCAGACCTTGGGCTCCCTGGCTCGCTTGGGCCCCCGGCTTCAGCTGGTGGGGTGGAGATGCCTACCACCCCAGGGAGAACAGACAGACCTCTGGGAGCGGGCGGCAGCCAGAGCCAGCCACCGCCCCCAAGGTGGGAGAGCACCAACGAGGTTTCCGAGGACGACGAGGTGCCCCCGCTGCCCCAGAGACCCGGCCCCGTGCCGCCCCCCCGCCCCTCCATCAGCACTGCCCACCCCTCGCCCGGGCCTGACTCGGTAGAGCTGTGGACCAGCAGGGCGGTGGTCTGGGAACCAGCTCTGCAGGGTGGCCTGGGGCCCGCGGATAGGGAGCTGTGGCCCACTGTGGGGAAGGCTCCTCTCCCGGCCGCTCTGCCAGAGCCCCCAGGCACGGAAAGCTCCCTGGAGCCAGGGACTCCCACCCTTTCAACCCCAGGACTGGCTCCTCGGGACTTGCAGACCCCAGCAGTGCCAGGAGCCTCCCCTCTGACAGCCCCACCTGGCCGAGGGCACACACCTCGGGTGGccgccccagccccagggcccctgGACCAGCCTCGGTCCCCTAGCCCCCAGGCTCCCAGTCCTGTGGTGCCTCCAAGCTCCATGCTGCCATCCACGCCCGCCCAGAAGAGCAGAGCCCCTGGGGTGCAGCCTCCGGGCCCCAGCCCAGCCGAGGTGGGGGGCCTGGCAGACCTGCTGCCTGCCCGGAACGCCAGCTGGGAAGCGGGCAAGTGGAGCGAGGTAGGTGGGCAGAGTCCGGGCAGGTTGGGGCTGTGAGCAGGACCTCAGGTGGGACAGCAGAGCAGGGCCCGAGCCTGCCTCCCTTGGGGATGCTGGGCTGGAGATCAgctgtggggggtggaggggttgcCAGGTGGGGCCGCTGCACGGCTCAGTCCCGCTGCTCATGTGCCCTGTCAGGCTTGTTTCGGGCAGGGTGGGGAAGTCTGCCTGTTTCTGGCCTCCGAGGCCCACTCCTGAGCAGCCTGGGGTCCCCGGGCACGTCCTTTCATATTTGGGCTTGCACACTCTCAGCAAAGGGACCCCTAGACAGCTGTGTGGGTGGGAGACCCCCACAGCCCCAGGCCCGGTGCTGCCCAGCCCAGCCGGCTCCTCCAGGGGTGGTCTGGACCTGCCCCTGGCTCTGTCCTTGGGGGCTCCAGCCTGCCCTGTCAGGGGCCTGGGATCTGAGCTGCCTGGGAAGAAGCCGGCCCAGGCGATCGCTGTCCCTGACTGTGGCTGGGGAGGGACACGTCTCCCCCAGTGGCTCTGGGAGGCAGGGCCTCATCAGGACAGCTGGGTGGCCTCCCCTGGGTCCCCAGAGCAGGGACAGTTGCTGCTGAGGTTTGGCTTTTTGTCCTCGGTCTCCTGGGTCaggggttggggtgaggggtCGTGGAGCAGCTGCAAAGCAGGTACAGAAACAGGCCTGGGCACCCCGTGGCCCGCCCACCCTGGCGGG contains:
- the ADAMTS7 gene encoding A disintegrin and metalloproteinase with thrombospondin motifs 7 isoform X1, which gives rise to MPGSPSPGFPAPLRPLLLLLCALASGTRGSAPGRAEARALDVVHPARVDAEGSFLSYELWPRALRKRDGSAPRAARAFYELQFRGRALRFNLTANAHLLAPGFVSETRRRGGLGRAHIRARAPACHLLGQVRAPELEGGPAAISACAGLKGVFQLSNEDYFIEPLEGVPARPGHAQPHVVYKHQAPKRRAEPGDSRVLGTCGVQASTEPEPWRERLQQPWRQQWPRRLHQRSVSKEKWVETLVVADAKMVEYHGQAHAESYVLTIMNMVAGLFHDPSIGNPIHITVVRLVLLEEEEEDLKITHHADNTLRSFCKWQKSVNMKGDAHPLHHDTAILLTRKDLCAAMNRPCETLGLSHVAGMCQPHRSCSISEDTGLPLAFTVAHELGHSFGVQHDGSGNDCEPIGKRPFIMSPQLLYDAAPLTWSRCSRQYITRFLDRGWGLCLDDPPAKDVIDFPSVPPGVLYDVGHQCRLQYGAYSAFCDDMDNVCHTLWCSVGTTCHSKLDAAVDGTRCGENKWCLNRECVPVGFRPAAVDGGWSGWSGWSVCSRSCGTGVQSAERQCTQPTPKYTGKYCVGERKRFRLCSLQACPPGRPSFRHVQCSRFDVMLYKGQRRMWVPVINDESPCELHCRPSDEPFAEKLQDAVVDGTPCYQASRDLCINGICKSVGCDLEIDSGAMEDHCGVCHGNGSTCHTVSGTFEEAEGLGYVDVGLIPAGAREIRIEEVAEAANFLALRSEDPEKYFLNGGWTIQWNGDYQVAGTTFTYARAGNWENLTAPGPTDEPIWIQILFQESNPGVRYEYTVHREADGHIQVQPPEFFWHYGPWTECTVTCGAGVQTQSVYCAERQAGPVDQRHCNPLGRPADHQRTCSQQPCPARWWAGEWQVCSRSCGPGGLSRRSVLCIRSVGLDEQSALEPPACEPLPQPPAEKPCNREVPCPATWAVGNWSQCSVTCGAGTQHRSVLCANNTQVPCEEARRPAGEAACTLPPCLQGLDALGSDGSGSGSSSSELFNEIAFSTPRLAPRPPQPPSMEPASTGNAIGGEGPARDLPGPIFVDDFYYDYNFINFHEDLSYGPFEEPEADPELAGTGDWTPPPLSHPDEPPTGTPTPATEPPAVKEGALGSQAPAPWPSQASPVLPPPSDQTPGNPSENFLPEEHTPMGAPDLGLPGSLGPPASAGGVEMPTTPGRTDRPLGAGGSQSQPPPPRWESTNEVSEDDEVPPLPQRPGPVPPPRPSISTAHPSPGPDSVELWTSRAVVWEPALQGGLGPADRELWPTVGKAPLPAALPEPPGTESSLEPGTPTLSTPGLAPRDLQTPAVPGASPLTAPPGRGHTPRVAAPAPGPLDQPRSPSPQAPSPVVPPSSMLPSTPAQKSRAPGVQPPGPSPAEVGGLADLLPARNASWEAGKWSECSTTCGLGAVWRPVRCSSGREEDCAPAGRPQPARRCHLRPCATWYKGSWGKCSRSCGGGVSVRDVLCVDTRDLRPLRPFHCQPGPPKPPTRRHCRAQPCLGWYTSSWRECSEACGGGEQQRLVTCPEPGLCEEALRPNSTQPCNTQPCTQWAVGPWGQCSAPCGGGVQRRLVKCVNTQTGLREEDSSQCDHEAWPESSRPCGTRDCELTEPPRCERDRLSFGFCEMLRLLGRCQLPTVRAQCCSSCAPPSWGAPSRGHQRATRH
- the ADAMTS7 gene encoding A disintegrin and metalloproteinase with thrombospondin motifs 7 isoform X2, with the translated sequence MYQVAGLFHDPSIGNPIHITVVRLVLLEEEEEDLKITHHADNTLRSFCKWQKSVNMKGDAHPLHHDTAILLTRKDLCAAMNRPCETLGLSHVAGMCQPHRSCSISEDTGLPLAFTVAHELGHSFGVQHDGSGNDCEPIGKRPFIMSPQLLYDAAPLTWSRCSRQYITRFLDRGWGLCLDDPPAKDVIDFPSVPPGVLYDVGHQCRLQYGAYSAFCDDMDNVCHTLWCSVGTTCHSKLDAAVDGTRCGENKWCLNRECVPVGFRPAAVDGGWSGWSGWSVCSRSCGTGVQSAERQCTQPTPKYTGKYCVGERKRFRLCSLQACPPGRPSFRHVQCSRFDVMLYKGQRRMWVPVINDESPCELHCRPSDEPFAEKLQDAVVDGTPCYQASRDLCINGICKSVGCDLEIDSGAMEDHCGVCHGNGSTCHTVSGTFEEAEGLGYVDVGLIPAGAREIRIEEVAEAANFLALRSEDPEKYFLNGGWTIQWNGDYQVAGTTFTYARAGNWENLTAPGPTDEPIWIQILFQESNPGVRYEYTVHREADGHIQVQPPEFFWHYGPWTECTVTCGAGVQTQSVYCAERQAGPVDQRHCNPLGRPADHQRTCSQQPCPARWWAGEWQVCSRSCGPGGLSRRSVLCIRSVGLDEQSALEPPACEPLPQPPAEKPCNREVPCPATWAVGNWSQCSVTCGAGTQHRSVLCANNTQVPCEEARRPAGEAACTLPPCLQGLDALGSDGSGSGSSSSELFNEIAFSTPRLAPRPPQPPSMEPASTGNAIGGEGPARDLPGPIFVDDFYYDYNFINFHEDLSYGPFEEPEADPELAGTGDWTPPPLSHPDEPPTGTPTPATEPPAVKEGALGSQAPAPWPSQASPVLPPPSDQTPGNPSENFLPEEHTPMGAPDLGLPGSLGPPASAGGVEMPTTPGRTDRPLGAGGSQSQPPPPRWESTNEVSEDDEVPPLPQRPGPVPPPRPSISTAHPSPGPDSVELWTSRAVVWEPALQGGLGPADRELWPTVGKAPLPAALPEPPGTESSLEPGTPTLSTPGLAPRDLQTPAVPGASPLTAPPGRGHTPRVAAPAPGPLDQPRSPSPQAPSPVVPPSSMLPSTPAQKSRAPGVQPPGPSPAEVGGLADLLPARNASWEAGKWSECSTTCGLGAVWRPVRCSSGREEDCAPAGRPQPARRCHLRPCATWYKGSWGKCSRSCGGGVSVRDVLCVDTRDLRPLRPFHCQPGPPKPPTRRHCRAQPCLGWYTSSWRECSEACGGGEQQRLVTCPEPGLCEEALRPNSTQPCNTQPCTQWAVGPWGQCSAPCGGGVQRRLVKCVNTQTGLREEDSSQCDHEAWPESSRPCGTRDCELTEPPRCERDRLSFGFCEMLRLLGRCQLPTVRAQCCSSCAPPSWGAPSRGHQRATRH